Proteins found in one Listeria cossartiae subsp. cossartiae genomic segment:
- the folB gene encoding dihydroneopterin aldolase, protein MDKIYLNELVFYGYHGVLAEETKLGQTFRVSLILGLSTKKAGMSDSVEDTVSYAEVYETVKGIVEGTPFKLIEALAEKIATEVLVGYPLLEEVTVKLIKPNPPIPGHYDSVAVEIERKRSDLNG, encoded by the coding sequence TTGGATAAAATTTATTTAAATGAATTAGTGTTTTACGGATACCACGGAGTTTTAGCAGAAGAAACAAAATTAGGACAAACGTTCAGAGTGTCGCTTATTCTCGGGCTTTCTACAAAAAAAGCCGGAATGTCGGACAGCGTAGAAGATACGGTCAGCTATGCAGAAGTGTATGAAACTGTGAAAGGCATAGTAGAAGGTACACCATTTAAACTAATCGAAGCACTTGCGGAAAAAATCGCAACCGAAGTTTTAGTCGGATACCCACTTTTAGAAGAAGTAACGGTAAAACTTATTAAACCAAATCCGCCAATTCCGGGACATTACGATTCTGTTGCCGTAGAAATCGAACGTAAGAGAAGTGATTTGAATGGCTAA
- the folK gene encoding 2-amino-4-hydroxy-6-hydroxymethyldihydropteridine diphosphokinase: MAKAFLSIGTNIGERLENLNDALRGLAASNQIKITNVSSVYETDAVGYEDQAAFLNIAAEIETKFTPVDLLDFCLALELELGRVRLFKWGPRLIDIDVLLYDDVKIDTEKLKIPHPYMKERAFVMIPLIEISPEKSNFLANPAILEEQGVRKIKNQVNW, encoded by the coding sequence ATGGCTAAAGCGTTTCTATCCATTGGTACAAATATCGGCGAACGTTTAGAAAATTTAAATGATGCGCTAAGAGGTCTAGCTGCTTCAAATCAAATTAAAATCACTAATGTATCCAGTGTTTATGAAACAGACGCAGTGGGTTATGAAGACCAAGCAGCCTTTTTAAACATCGCAGCAGAAATCGAAACCAAATTTACCCCAGTTGATTTACTAGATTTTTGCCTGGCGCTCGAACTTGAATTGGGGCGAGTTCGGTTGTTTAAATGGGGCCCGCGCCTCATCGATATTGATGTTCTACTATATGATGATGTTAAAATCGACACAGAAAAGCTAAAAATCCCACATCCTTATATGAAAGAACGCGCCTTCGTAATGATTCCATTAATAGAAATTTCACCAGAAAAAAGCAATTTTTTAGCGAATCCAGCCATTTTGGAAGAGCAAGGTGTTCGGAAAATAAAAAATCAAGTCAACTGGTAA